A genome region from Trichosurus vulpecula isolate mTriVul1 chromosome 5, mTriVul1.pri, whole genome shotgun sequence includes the following:
- the LOC118851244 gene encoding 60S ribosomal protein L34-like: MVKRLTYRRRLSYNTASNKTRLSRTPGNRIVYLYTKKVGKAPKSACGVCPERLRGVHAVRPKVLMRLSKTKKHVSRAYGGSMCAKCVRDRIKHAFLIEEQKIVVKVLKAPKSQ, from the coding sequence ATGGTTAAGCGTCTGACATATCGCCGTAGGCTGTCCTACAACACAGCTTCCAACAAAACTCGGCTGTCACGAACCCCGGGTAACAGAATTGTTTACCTTTATACCAAGAAAGTTGGAAAAGCACCAAAATCAGCCTGTGGTGTATGCCCAGAAAGACTTCGAGGTGTTCATGCAGTGAGACCTAAAGTTCTTATGAGGCTATCGAAGACAAAAAAGCATGTCAGCAGGGCTTATGGTGGCTCCATGTGTGCTAAGTGTGTCCGTGACAGGATCAAGCATGCTTTCCTGATTGAGGAGCAGAAAATTGTTGTGAAGGTGTTGAAggcaccaaaaagccaatga